TATAGTGCTGTAGGCTTGGGGCGGGCCCTTAAATGGGCTGAGTTCGTCTCCCGATCAAAGGCAACTAACAGGGATTAATATTGGATTAGGATTGGGCCTTTCGGCCCAATTAGATCTTGACCACATGTCTTCTGGTAGAGCGTGAGGACACGGGGGCACGCGGAGCAGAGGTCGACCGCGGGGACGGTACTGTCGAGGCGGTCGTCGATGAGGCCAGGACGATCCCCATGCgtctccgcccccccccccccccccccccgccacgCCGGTCGGGGAGGAACCTCATACAGGAGTGGAGTAGAGGAGAGCAGGGAGGCagcgcgaggccgcggcggagtGCTCGTCGACGGCCGAGGTCGAGCGGTATGCGAGGTTTCGGTTGGTGAGCGCCGCAGGCCATCCGCCAGTGTAGCAGAGTGACGAGAAATATATCACAAAgtgttttttatttatatttaatttattaaaactTTAAAAATGTCACAAAGTTATACGGCAAAATGTGAACTAAactcaaaataaattaatttactTTTTTTTGAATGAGAACAATAATTATGTGGCATATATTTCTATGTACATACAAATTGCTATGTTATGTGTATAAATATTAATTTATACCACTAATGATGAAGAATTAATTCATCAATCATCATGAAATTATTCTTAAACTGTATTGGGTcgagctcgcgagccggctcgcgagcctgaacgagccggctcggctcggctcgctatttttgcaagccaaaaaatctggctcggctcggctcgtttgagGCTCGCGAGCTGCTCCGAGCCGTTCCGAGCCCGAGCCGAGCTACGAGCCACGAGCTATTTTTCCAGCCCTAGTGTGATCCTTCATCCATTGACCATTGGCGATGCGGGCTGTAGCTCATCTCCAGCCAAGCTGTGGCCGCAAGGAGCTCCGGTAATGCTGAAGCCTGGTAATATGGTTTTTCAGGTGAACTTCCAAGGCACCGTTCTTGTTTCGAACTTGGATCCAGGGAGCCTGTAGCAGGCCTAGAGAGCGTAGATTGCCCGCTGAAAAAGGCTTACTGGCATGACAAATGGACGATTGACCGGATAATCTGAAGTGTGTGATCGAGCACAACACTTCTGGAGTTCAGTGCCTGAAAACCAAATTCTGAACTTCAGTCACCCCAATACCCCATCAAACTTTCCAGAACAAGGGTACGGTTCGCTCCAGGGTGCGTAGTCACTGGTGCCGCCACGGTAGACGAGCACAGGGTTCATATGATACAAGATATACATTTTGGTACACAAATTGAACTGACAGTCTTCCACAGAATTACAAGATGGATAAATTCTTGTATCCCAAAAGAGCATGAATACTATCGAAAAGTATCAAAATGAGACAATGAACATGATGAAGCAAATGAGAAACAGTCCCaaaaacaaaggtgaagacGGGGTTAAGATCGGTAATAAACAATCTAATCCAAAGCCCACAACATTTGATCACATCCAAAAACTAAACAGAGCAAGTATCTGCTGTGCTGACTAAGCTCTAGCATCTCAACTCCCGTGCACTCAATCAATTCTGCTCGTTATCTCGTACATGGTCAGATTAATATGTCGCACTTGTAAAGCAACGATACAGCACCCTAAACTACAATTAATCAATTAACCAGGCATCACAAGCAGGACAAAcagaaactaaaaaaaaaataTACAGACCCAGCTAATGTACTAATTAGCCAACAAAAAAGGTTGCTTGTTAAATAAACACTTGCATGTGGAAACCAATAACGATGTTCAATTTGGACAATGTTTTAATTTGAAACTAAAGTAACAATAACAATGTTCAATTTGAACAGAGTTCAAAATTTCCTTAAGATAAATTTAGCGCTGGTGATCTTTCACTATACCGCACTGTTGATATTCGGAACAGATCACCAAACCCCAACAATGTCTCCTAAGGTTCTGTAGACCAGATAACAAAAACATTTGTAGAACCATTTCATTCCAAGAATGTCAAAGATGTCTTCAACAAGGCTATGTCAACACCGCAAACAGTAGATCATCTAGGGCACCCATAGAAATTAAAAAACTGCATAATGCTTGAAAACAGACGGTATTTTGGTGGGTAGATACTAGGCCAGCCAGTATTAGAACAACCAACCTGATCTTGTCCCCATAAGTCTTTAACAAAATCAGCAATGATATTAGACTGAGAGGCCACTAACACAGCTGACACCTTGAATAGGCATAACTACTTAAATTCACTATTCAACAATTTAATTTGACTGCAACGCTACAAAGAGAATTGCCTAATAGTGAAAGTTGAAACAATAGGAAACCATATCAAACAGAACTCGCATGTAAAACAAGGACCATGAAGTCGTAGTAATAAGGCTTAGGTGATGCATCTCGAATACCTAACACCCGTAAGATTGAAAACAGCACATTCCACGCAATGATTCTGAACAAAATTTGGACAAGGTCTATGATTGACATCATTTAAAACATCATCGACATGTCAACCTCTCCAAGATCCATAACAGTAAGCACGAAGTCTTCATGGCAATACCAAAACATAGATAAGGGTTTGCGATACATGAAATTGACAACTAAAGCAGGTACTATGCTGGACGCCCGGCATCTAGAAGCGGAGCTTGGTAAAGAACCACCTGTTCTTGCCTGTCTTGAACCTCTCCTCGAGGCGGGCCTTCGCGGCCTTGCAGGCGGCGACCTTCTTGTCCCGGGTGGAGAGCGCGTCGGGCCCGCCCGAGGCGACGTCCTTGAAGTCAACGTCAAGGGTGTAGCGGGTGGGCATGAGGTGGGTGAAGTTTACGAGCTTGATGAAGCACTTGACACGGGACTTCTTGGCCGTCTTCTTGGCGGAGTCCTTGCGGATCACCTTCTTGGGGTATTTGGCGAGGCCGGCGACGAGGCAGTGCCCGTAGGGGCGGTCGCGGGTGCCCTCCTCGAACACGCGCACGATCACCGCCTTCCGGCCGGCGAACCGGCCCTGAAGGAGGATCACGGCCTTGCCGGGCTTCAGGAACTTCACCATcttcagctgctgctgctgctgctgctgcgccgccgccggggtgaaGTGGGGAGGGCTCAGGAGGTGGAGGAAAATGGTGGCAGAGGGAGGGGCGAGGATTAAAtagggtggcggcgctagggtttcgAGGAGGGTGAGCGGATATCGGCTGTTGGATACGTGATCGGACGGTGCTGCGGCACTGGGCCTTCACGGGTTGGGAGGGGTCAGGCAGGCTTGGCGCGGGTGGTTCCGGCCACAAAAGCTCGCCCAACACCAACGCTTCACGGGCCACGAATCA
The nucleotide sequence above comes from Panicum virgatum strain AP13 chromosome 3K, P.virgatum_v5, whole genome shotgun sequence. Encoded proteins:
- the LOC120698263 gene encoding 60S ribosomal protein L27-3-like, which encodes MVKFLKPGKAVILLQGRFAGRKAVIVRVFEEGTRDRPYGHCLVAGLAKYPKKVIRKDSAKKTAKKSRVKCFIKLVNFTHLMPTRYTLDVDFKDVASGGPDALSTRDKKVAACKAAKARLEERFKTGKNRWFFTKLRF